The Stratiformator vulcanicus genome has a segment encoding these proteins:
- a CDS encoding PQQ-binding-like beta-propeller repeat protein has protein sequence MNCLLVVALLLSATSVVAGDWSQWRGPNRDGKAVGESIRTDWDANPPKLLWKTEGIGTGYGSVAIVGDRLYTMGYSNQGQTVFAINLNSHEIVWSAVIAPKGDIGYPGSRSTPTVVDDRLYVVGSTGVLSCLNTSDGEVLWKKDFALEFDSQPQRWGYAESPLVDGDLVIATPGAADAMLAAFDRTTGRIVWTTPYPDLDGNGKAQAGYSSAVISEGGGVRQYVQNTGKGVVGVRAEDGKFLWANTAAANRVAVIPTPLIKDDLVFASSSYKQGSVGLRLISDGDGGVEAEQLYFLDGRRIFENHHGQMILHEGYVYGGHGQNSGFPMCIELETGEVMWGGRQSKLRGPKGASKSAAVLFVDGHIIWRYQNGVVAVTEASPEEYRLKGTFTPEFVESPSWAHPVVVDGKLYLRENDMLMVYDISS, from the coding sequence GTGAATTGTCTTCTGGTTGTCGCACTCCTGCTTTCGGCGACGTCGGTCGTGGCCGGGGATTGGTCCCAATGGCGTGGACCGAACCGTGACGGCAAAGCCGTGGGAGAATCGATCCGCACCGATTGGGACGCCAATCCCCCCAAGTTGCTTTGGAAAACCGAGGGCATCGGCACCGGCTACGGCAGCGTCGCCATTGTCGGCGATCGACTTTACACGATGGGCTACAGCAATCAGGGGCAGACGGTCTTCGCGATCAACCTGAATTCGCACGAGATCGTCTGGTCGGCGGTCATCGCGCCGAAGGGAGATATCGGCTACCCGGGCTCGCGCTCGACGCCGACAGTGGTTGATGATCGTCTCTACGTCGTCGGATCAACGGGCGTGCTGTCCTGCTTGAATACGAGCGATGGCGAGGTTCTGTGGAAAAAGGATTTCGCGCTGGAATTCGACAGCCAGCCGCAGCGTTGGGGTTACGCCGAATCGCCTCTGGTTGACGGCGACCTCGTTATCGCAACGCCCGGCGCCGCGGACGCCATGCTGGCTGCCTTCGATCGAACGACCGGTCGGATCGTCTGGACGACTCCCTACCCCGATTTGGACGGCAACGGCAAAGCACAAGCGGGATACTCCAGCGCGGTGATTTCCGAAGGCGGGGGCGTGCGGCAGTACGTCCAGAATACCGGCAAAGGCGTCGTTGGGGTGCGAGCCGAGGACGGCAAGTTCCTGTGGGCCAACACGGCCGCTGCCAACAGAGTAGCCGTGATTCCCACGCCGCTGATCAAAGACGACCTCGTGTTCGCCTCAAGCAGCTACAAGCAGGGCTCGGTCGGACTGCGTCTGATTTCCGACGGGGACGGGGGCGTCGAAGCGGAGCAGCTCTACTTCCTGGACGGCCGCCGCATCTTCGAAAATCATCACGGTCAAATGATCCTGCACGAAGGCTACGTGTACGGCGGCCACGGACAGAACTCCGGCTTCCCCATGTGTATCGAACTCGAGACGGGTGAGGTCATGTGGGGTGGTCGCCAGTCGAAATTGCGCGGCCCCAAAGGTGCGTCGAAGTCGGCGGCCGTCCTCTTCGTCGATGGCCATATCATCTGGCGCTATCAGAACGGGGTCGTCGCCGTCACCGAAGCATCACCCGAGGAGTATCGGCTCAAGGGAACGTTCACCCCTGAGTTCGTCGAGTCGCCCAGTTGGGCGCACCCCGTGGTGGTCGACGGCAAGCTGTACCTGCGCGAGAATGACATGCTGATGGTCTACGACATCTCGTCGTAG
- the trxA gene encoding thioredoxin, with product MAATTSKATRTLTDENFQREVEDAQQPVLVDVWAEWCGPCRLVGPVIDEVAEQFAGRAVVGKLDADANPQTAASLKVSALPTVLVYRDGEVIDRIIGVQSKDRYAGALQKALG from the coding sequence ATGGCTGCCACAACTTCCAAAGCAACCAGGACATTGACCGACGAGAACTTCCAACGGGAAGTCGAGGACGCTCAGCAACCGGTGCTGGTCGACGTGTGGGCCGAGTGGTGCGGCCCCTGTCGCCTCGTCGGGCCAGTGATCGACGAGGTCGCCGAACAGTTCGCGGGCCGCGCCGTCGTCGGAAAACTCGACGCCGATGCTAATCCGCAAACGGCGGCATCGCTGAAGGTCAGCGCCCTGCCGACGGTCCTGGTCTATCGGGACGGCGAGGTCATCGATCGCATCATCGGCGTGCAGAGCAAGGACCGTTACGCGGGGGCCTTGCAAAAGGCGCTCGGCTGA
- a CDS encoding Mrp/NBP35 family ATP-binding protein: protein MPDLQSTLAKVTVPKFGRTLGDLKMLKSVSDESVTVALPVPMYSATDELISAMNAAAGKDLNVEFTTDIRGKHAGGKVGLNVANVIAVGSGKGGVGKSTIAASLACGLDHAGAKVGLMDADVYGPSIPHLMGVTATPAVREVTGPDGQQYQRMVPIDVDGMPVLSMGFLIEKDQAVVWRGPMLHKALQQFLQQTEWGELDYLVIDLPPGTGDVALTLSQMMGLSGAVVVCSPQEVALLDAVKACSMYNQVEIPILGIVENMSGDLFGRGGAKQQATKLGLPFLGEIPAIASIREAGDAGKMAGLFDEGNPAREPLLAMCEAVSIEVAKEVIESGPAPSLQIL from the coding sequence ATGCCCGACCTCCAGTCGACCCTCGCCAAAGTCACCGTTCCCAAGTTCGGGCGGACGCTCGGCGACTTGAAGATGCTCAAATCGGTCAGCGATGAGTCGGTCACCGTCGCCCTGCCGGTACCGATGTACTCGGCGACGGACGAACTCATCTCCGCGATGAATGCCGCGGCGGGCAAAGACTTGAACGTCGAGTTCACGACCGACATTCGCGGCAAACACGCCGGTGGCAAGGTCGGGCTGAACGTCGCCAATGTGATCGCGGTCGGCAGCGGCAAGGGAGGCGTCGGGAAGAGTACGATCGCGGCGTCACTCGCCTGCGGACTTGATCACGCCGGGGCTAAGGTCGGGTTGATGGACGCCGATGTTTACGGGCCGAGCATTCCTCACCTGATGGGCGTGACCGCGACGCCCGCCGTCCGCGAAGTCACCGGTCCCGACGGACAGCAGTATCAGCGGATGGTACCGATCGACGTCGACGGGATGCCCGTTCTCTCGATGGGTTTCCTGATCGAGAAGGATCAGGCCGTCGTCTGGCGCGGGCCAATGCTGCACAAAGCCCTGCAGCAGTTTTTGCAGCAAACCGAGTGGGGAGAACTCGACTACCTCGTGATCGACCTCCCCCCCGGAACCGGCGACGTGGCGTTGACGCTCTCACAAATGATGGGACTCTCCGGCGCGGTCGTCGTTTGCTCGCCGCAGGAGGTCGCACTGCTCGACGCCGTCAAAGCCTGCAGCATGTACAATCAGGTCGAGATTCCGATTTTGGGCATCGTTGAGAATATGAGCGGCGACCTGTTCGGCCGCGGCGGTGCCAAGCAGCAGGCGACCAAACTTGGCCTGCCGTTTTTGGGAGAGATCCCCGCGATCGCGTCGATCCGCGAAGCCGGCGATGCGGGAAAAATGGCCGGACTCTTCGACGAAGGCAACCCGGCACGCGAACCTTTACTCGCGATGTGCGAGGCGGTCTCGATTGAGGTCGCCAAAGAAGTCATCGAAAGCGGCCCCGCCCCGAGCCTGCAAATTTTGTAA
- a CDS encoding four helix bundle protein has product MAKNDFRDLVAWQQGSELVMEIYDLTGKLPKEEIEGLTGQMRRAAINIPAKLARGYGVNRRKSIINGLLAAHGYLKELESHLLVAVKLGLVYGDDIAPALDQCRTLGQEIEQLEESLFDED; this is encoded by the coding sequence ATGGCCAAGAATGACTTTCGCGACCTCGTCGCCTGGCAACAGGGCAGCGAACTGGTCATGGAAATCTACGATCTGACCGGCAAGCTCCCCAAAGAGGAAATCGAAGGTCTGACCGGTCAGATGCGTCGAGCGGCGATCAACATCCCGGCGAAGCTCGCCCGCGGCTACGGCGTGAACCGCCGCAAATCGATCATCAACGGGCTGCTCGCCGCGCACGGCTATCTGAAAGAGTTGGAGAGCCACCTGCTTGTGGCAGTCAAACTGGGCTTGGTCTACGGCGACGACATCGCCCCGGCCCTCGACCAGTGCCGCACGCTCGGTCAGGAAATCGAGCAGCTCGAAGAGTCACTGTTCGACGAAGATTAA
- a CDS encoding YggS family pyridoxal phosphate-dependent enzyme, whose product MPASPKTVAERLADIRSRIESACERSDRHPSDVRLVAVTKYAPLELVHAVVDLGVCDLGESRPQQLLERADLLHEQRPEALSWHQIGHLQRNKVRKVLPAVTLTHSVDTLKLAEAIDRIAGEDGLTPRILLEVNIAGDEAKDGFAPQTLREQWSRLTALPRLEIAGLMTMAPHSADPEAARPVFAGLRELRDELRGLSEDGPTLKTLSMGMSGDFEIAIEEGATIIRPGSGLFG is encoded by the coding sequence GTGCCTGCTTCGCCCAAAACCGTTGCCGAACGACTTGCCGACATCCGGTCGCGGATTGAGAGCGCCTGCGAGCGTTCCGATCGCCACCCGAGTGACGTTCGTTTGGTCGCCGTCACGAAATACGCCCCGCTCGAACTGGTCCATGCCGTCGTCGATCTGGGGGTCTGCGATCTCGGGGAGAGTCGGCCTCAGCAGTTACTCGAACGGGCTGACTTGCTTCACGAGCAGCGACCGGAGGCCTTGAGCTGGCATCAGATCGGGCACCTGCAGCGAAACAAAGTTCGCAAGGTGCTTCCCGCCGTCACGCTGACTCACTCGGTCGACACGCTGAAATTGGCCGAAGCGATCGACCGCATCGCCGGTGAGGACGGCCTCACGCCGCGGATTCTACTTGAGGTGAATATTGCCGGTGACGAGGCCAAAGACGGCTTTGCGCCCCAGACACTTCGTGAGCAATGGTCCCGACTGACGGCCCTTCCGCGACTCGAGATCGCCGGGTTGATGACCATGGCGCCGCACTCGGCCGATCCCGAGGCCGCACGCCCGGTCTTCGCGGGGCTTCGCGAATTGCGCGACGAACTGCGCGGCTTGAGCGAGGACGGTCCGACTTTGAAGACGCTGTCGATGGGCATGAGCGGCGACTTCGAAATCGCCATTGAAGAAGGCGCGACGATCATCCGCCCCGGCAGCGGGTTGTTCGGCTGA
- the folK gene encoding 2-amino-4-hydroxy-6-hydroxymethyldihydropteridine diphosphokinase translates to METVLIAFGGNLGDSLSIIREALKRLGDDRCTVERVSSLFQTAPIGTSAGQPYLNGAAVLRTAIEPEALLARLQQLEAEAGRVRDVPWGPRSLDLDIIAFGDRVIDTPALRIPHPACLYRRFVLDPVAEIAADLVHPAEGVTFGQLLANLQPRPLPLSADDAALPFLKSALASRDDLCLVEPGDPRAALHLTTDAAAKSGRPTGFVDLSLAIGSTAEAIASILDAATDIPRIRYDASTIRPG, encoded by the coding sequence ATGGAAACCGTCCTCATCGCATTCGGCGGCAACCTTGGCGATTCGCTGAGCATCATCCGCGAAGCTCTCAAGCGACTCGGCGACGATCGCTGCACGGTCGAGCGGGTCAGTTCGCTGTTCCAGACCGCCCCCATCGGGACCTCAGCCGGCCAGCCCTATCTGAACGGGGCCGCGGTGCTGCGTACCGCGATCGAACCGGAAGCCCTGCTGGCACGCTTGCAACAACTCGAGGCCGAAGCCGGGCGTGTCCGAGATGTGCCGTGGGGACCGCGGTCGCTGGACCTCGATATCATCGCATTCGGGGACCGGGTAATCGATACGCCGGCACTTCGGATTCCGCATCCCGCGTGTCTCTACCGGCGGTTTGTGCTCGACCCGGTCGCGGAGATCGCCGCCGACTTGGTGCACCCGGCGGAAGGGGTGACATTCGGGCAACTGCTGGCGAATCTTCAGCCGCGCCCGCTGCCACTGAGTGCCGATGACGCGGCTCTTCCCTTCTTGAAGTCCGCTCTGGCATCGCGAGACGATCTCTGCCTCGTCGAGCCGGGTGATCCACGGGCCGCTTTGCACCTGACGACTGATGCAGCAGCGAAGTCAGGCCGGCCCACCGGTTTCGTTGATTTGTCCCTCGCGATCGGCAGCACCGCCGAGGCGATCGCCTCAATCTTGGACGCGGCCACCGATATTCCGCGCATTCGTTACGACGCGTCTACGATTCGCCCGGGTTAA
- the rnhA gene encoding ribonuclease HI, whose amino-acid sequence MPEVCLFTDGACKGNPGPGGWSYILRHVATQTEKEASGGEAETTNNRMELLGVINGLEALSRPTAVEVLTDSTYVANGCSQWLAGWKRNGWKRREGKQLKPVKNEDLWRRLDDLLQKHEVSFTKVKGHSGHPENDRCDELAVAAAVAASGKG is encoded by the coding sequence ATGCCCGAAGTCTGTCTGTTCACCGACGGTGCCTGTAAAGGAAACCCCGGTCCGGGCGGTTGGTCGTATATCCTCCGGCACGTTGCCACCCAGACCGAAAAAGAAGCCAGCGGCGGCGAAGCCGAGACGACCAACAACCGCATGGAGCTGCTCGGCGTCATCAACGGCCTCGAAGCGCTTTCCCGCCCCACCGCCGTTGAAGTCCTGACCGACAGCACCTACGTCGCCAACGGCTGCAGCCAATGGTTGGCGGGCTGGAAACGCAACGGCTGGAAACGCCGCGAGGGCAAACAGCTTAAACCGGTCAAGAATGAAGACCTGTGGCGCCGCCTCGACGACCTGCTCCAAAAGCACGAGGTCAGCTTCACCAAAGTCAAAGGCCACTCCGGCCACCCGGAAAACGACCGCTGCGACGAACTCGCCGTCGCCGCCGCCGTGGCCGCCTCGGGGAAGGGATAA
- a CDS encoding TetR family transcriptional regulator C-terminal domain-containing protein codes for MARPRLSDDKRRELIDRGAQLLLSGGFHGTGLKTLLDDVGVPKGSFYNYFESKEHFGAEVIREVGRRSVEKLRAQVERFRDGISGLRAFFREQIRGYEANPCHGGCLLGAMGNEIAGESKLCREALAARFCDFEETLAKGIAKAQAAGKVREDLSAEVLGRAIFAAWEGALIRMKVAGSTAPLTEFETVFLKGFLAK; via the coding sequence ATGGCACGACCCAGACTCAGTGACGACAAGCGGCGGGAATTAATCGACCGGGGAGCACAGTTGCTTCTCAGCGGCGGATTCCACGGCACGGGGCTCAAGACGCTGCTCGACGACGTCGGCGTGCCCAAGGGCTCGTTCTACAACTATTTCGAAAGCAAAGAGCACTTCGGGGCCGAGGTCATCCGTGAAGTTGGTCGACGATCGGTCGAGAAGCTGCGGGCCCAAGTCGAACGCTTTCGCGACGGCATTTCGGGCTTGCGGGCGTTCTTTCGCGAACAAATTCGGGGCTATGAAGCCAATCCCTGCCACGGCGGATGCCTTCTGGGCGCAATGGGGAACGAAATTGCGGGCGAAAGTAAGCTGTGCCGGGAAGCCCTCGCCGCTCGCTTCTGTGACTTCGAGGAGACGTTGGCCAAGGGCATCGCGAAGGCACAGGCGGCCGGCAAGGTCCGAGAAGACCTCTCCGCTGAGGTACTCGGTCGGGCGATTTTTGCCGCGTGGGAGGGCGCGTTGATCCGGATGAAAGTCGCCGGTTCGACGGCTCCGCTGACCGAGTTCGAAACCGTTTTTCTGAAAGGCTTCTTGGCAAAATAG
- a CDS encoding 2Fe-2S iron-sulfur cluster-binding protein, which yields MPKLSVEGVGEFEVPAGKRLVNALVDEAGVDQLHACGGNAACTTCRVEYVGGEPQKMTAAEKKVLEKKGVTDARLSCQILCDQDMTVRCTSRLEGSGRVDCGSRPADELEPQPVEWVEK from the coding sequence ATGCCGAAGTTGAGTGTTGAAGGAGTGGGTGAGTTCGAGGTGCCCGCTGGGAAGCGGCTCGTCAATGCACTGGTCGATGAGGCCGGCGTCGATCAGTTGCACGCCTGCGGCGGGAACGCGGCCTGCACGACGTGCCGCGTCGAATATGTCGGGGGAGAGCCTCAGAAGATGACGGCGGCCGAGAAGAAGGTTCTCGAAAAGAAAGGCGTCACCGACGCACGGCTTTCCTGCCAAATCCTCTGCGACCAAGACATGACCGTCCGCTGCACCAGCCGGCTTGAGGGGAGCGGTCGCGTCGACTGCGGAAGTCGACCCGCCGATGAATTGGAGCCGCAACCGGTCGAATGGGTCGAGAAATAA
- a CDS encoding Flp family type IVb pilin yields MRVRLGCSIWADMARGAILKLRDCGIRPPGVPLQGIVRDDVADRGHPMRTEMPIEMTFSAIRAFLRDESGPTTVEYAVMLAMILMAIIAGIGTLGSSTGSLYGDIQGDMDAHGIN; encoded by the coding sequence GTGCGAGTCCGACTCGGTTGCTCCATTTGGGCCGACATGGCCCGTGGGGCGATTCTAAAGTTGAGGGACTGCGGAATCCGTCCCCCCGGCGTTCCGCTCCAAGGAATCGTCCGCGACGACGTCGCAGACCGGGGACATCCCATGCGAACCGAGATGCCAATCGAGATGACATTTTCGGCGATTCGAGCATTTCTCCGCGATGAGAGTGGACCGACCACGGTCGAGTATGCGGTGATGCTGGCGATGATTCTGATGGCCATCATTGCCGGAATCGGAACCCTCGGCAGCAGCACCGGCAGTCTCTACGGCGACATCCAAGGCGACATGGACGCCCACGGCATCAACTGA
- a CDS encoding NAD(P)H-dependent oxidoreductase, which produces MGRKVLVVLGHPRIDSYCGALATAYATGAAGAGHDVRRLDLAESEFDPVVRLTSAKDQPTEPEIIRSRELIEWCEHLVLVYPTWWGTTPALLKGWFDRVFVSDWAFRTREDSPLWDGLLGGRSARIITTMDAPPWAHRLLFGAPGVKAIKYATLRFCGIKPVKTKLIGSVKGSTPSRREKWLSSVERLGAVD; this is translated from the coding sequence ATGGGACGCAAAGTTCTGGTCGTATTGGGCCACCCGCGAATCGACAGCTACTGCGGCGCATTAGCGACCGCGTACGCCACCGGGGCCGCCGGTGCGGGTCACGATGTCCGTCGGCTCGACCTCGCCGAGTCGGAGTTCGACCCGGTCGTGCGGCTGACCTCCGCCAAAGACCAACCCACCGAGCCGGAGATCATCCGCTCGCGCGAACTGATCGAGTGGTGCGAGCATCTCGTGCTCGTCTATCCCACCTGGTGGGGCACGACGCCCGCACTGCTCAAAGGCTGGTTCGATCGCGTTTTCGTCTCCGATTGGGCGTTCCGCACCCGCGAAGATTCGCCCCTGTGGGATGGCCTGCTGGGCGGCCGCTCCGCCCGCATCATCACCACCATGGACGCCCCGCCCTGGGCCCATCGCCTGCTGTTCGGCGCCCCCGGCGTTAAGGCCATCAAGTACGCCACGCTCCGCTTCTGCGGCATCAAACCGGTGAAGACAAAGCTCATTGGTTCGGTAAAAGGATCGACTCCATCGCGCCGCGAAAAATGGTTGAGCAGCGTCGAGCGTCTTGGCGCTGTCGACTGA
- a CDS encoding HD-GYP domain-containing protein translates to MARLRLKDLRPGARLPVPLYDDQERLLLNAGIVLSRRNLDRLLARGVSHVRVDQRHAEQLTNDGKAARARRQQLSNDAARSEPQESFGGRTFPIDAFIHQVKRSRGRVPSVDVEQQFDQTIRAAEANVKLLFAEIGASAKIPGAKVKDITVETAEQLAADLDLFMRLGINVDHSDSSAYMHGVRVARLAMSAGTIAGLTRDRLLGLGMGCLIADAGMAAIDRSIYNLPRRLTRSEFLEITKHPGRTFDMLTKVPEIPPDARTVAYQIHERWDGSGYPRQRRGVQIHPLARLAMVADVFVALVSPRPHRAAYSAYDAIRIVLTETSQGRFDPASVRTVLETISLFPIGSIVSLNTGQVGRVVSTNLQDYTRPIIEPFLRGSRDWSGQPIDLLKDQDLRILSAHASLDDALEAISNSPGFEEALASEFD, encoded by the coding sequence ATGGCCCGGCTGCGCCTGAAGGATCTGCGACCGGGCGCGCGGCTTCCCGTTCCGCTGTACGACGACCAGGAACGATTGCTGCTCAACGCCGGCATCGTGCTGTCGCGTCGAAATCTCGATCGCCTGCTCGCCCGGGGCGTCTCGCACGTCCGAGTCGATCAACGTCACGCGGAGCAACTGACCAACGACGGCAAAGCTGCCCGGGCTCGCCGACAGCAACTTTCGAACGACGCGGCACGCTCGGAGCCGCAAGAGTCGTTCGGAGGCCGAACGTTTCCGATCGATGCGTTCATCCATCAGGTGAAACGATCCCGCGGTCGTGTGCCGTCAGTCGATGTCGAACAGCAATTCGACCAGACGATCCGTGCAGCCGAAGCCAACGTCAAATTGCTGTTTGCCGAGATCGGCGCGTCAGCAAAGATTCCCGGCGCGAAGGTCAAAGACATCACTGTCGAAACCGCCGAACAGCTTGCCGCCGACCTCGACCTCTTTATGCGACTGGGCATCAATGTCGACCACTCCGACAGCTCCGCCTATATGCACGGCGTACGCGTCGCCCGCTTGGCGATGTCGGCCGGAACCATTGCGGGACTGACCCGCGATCGACTGCTCGGTCTCGGTATGGGCTGCCTGATCGCCGACGCGGGCATGGCCGCAATCGACCGCTCGATCTACAACCTGCCCCGCCGACTGACCCGCTCGGAATTCCTCGAAATCACCAAACACCCGGGTCGCACGTTCGACATGCTGACAAAGGTCCCGGAGATTCCGCCCGATGCGCGAACCGTGGCCTATCAGATTCATGAGCGCTGGGACGGCAGCGGGTATCCCAGACAGCGACGCGGCGTGCAGATTCATCCCCTTGCGCGACTCGCCATGGTCGCCGACGTGTTCGTCGCCCTCGTCTCGCCGCGACCGCATCGCGCAGCCTATTCGGCGTACGATGCGATCCGGATCGTGTTGACGGAAACCAGCCAGGGGCGGTTCGATCCGGCTTCCGTGCGGACCGTTCTGGAGACCATTTCCCTCTTCCCGATCGGTTCGATCGTCAGCCTCAATACCGGGCAGGTGGGTCGCGTCGTCAGCACGAATTTGCAGGACTATACGCGGCCGATCATTGAACCCTTCCTACGTGGCTCGCGAGACTGGTCGGGACAACCGATCGATCTGTTGAAAGATCAGGATCTGAGAATTCTCTCCGCGCACGCATCACTCGACGACGCGCTCGAAGCGATTTCGAATAGCCCGGGTTTTGAAGAAGCACTGGCAAGCGAGTTCGATTAG
- a CDS encoding Uma2 family endonuclease: MPAERSFTEVYEHPRDGEPVYRVAEMLPRQGMWSVERFLMLDDDDCPVELVNGRVEMMPMTTEEHQDAQNYLYVELLAYCDRTGAGKPSTAGIRVRMVDGNVRLPDIVFMKAEHQARRNNRYWDGADLVMEIVSEDDSNRDWEEKFAEYAASGVTEYWIIDPRDRTVTVFALDASTAAYCENFRGGVGTTARSALLDGFEIAVSAIFGKR, from the coding sequence ATGCCCGCCGAACGCTCATTTACCGAAGTCTACGAACACCCGCGGGACGGCGAGCCCGTCTATCGCGTGGCCGAAATGCTTCCGCGACAGGGAATGTGGTCGGTCGAGCGGTTTCTGATGCTTGACGATGATGATTGCCCGGTCGAATTGGTCAATGGTCGCGTGGAGATGATGCCAATGACGACCGAAGAGCATCAGGACGCCCAGAACTACCTTTATGTCGAACTTCTTGCCTACTGTGATCGGACCGGTGCGGGTAAGCCGAGTACGGCGGGAATTCGAGTGCGGATGGTTGACGGGAATGTGCGGCTGCCCGACATCGTATTCATGAAGGCCGAGCATCAAGCCCGTCGGAACAATCGCTACTGGGACGGCGCCGACCTCGTGATGGAGATCGTCAGTGAGGACGATTCCAACCGCGATTGGGAGGAAAAGTTCGCGGAGTATGCGGCTTCGGGCGTTACCGAGTATTGGATCATAGATCCGCGTGATCGCACGGTGACGGTCTTCGCGCTCGACGCATCGACGGCGGCTTATTGCGAGAATTTCCGCGGCGGAGTCGGAACAACGGCGAGATCGGCATTGCTCGACGGATTCGAGATCGCGGTCAGCGCGATATTCGGAAAGCGTTAA
- a CDS encoding PilZ domain-containing protein, translating to MSVTSVTEFNDKQLRASQRVLDTLDRLDARTDDHYATKRQYERRTFRGQATLLMSTFGDDDVRRQVKVWTRSISASGLSFICPGIINGDKVVIGLDIPDKETAWFDAEIKRRRKVPDETFWEYGVAFHGRTEI from the coding sequence ATGTCGGTCACATCAGTCACTGAATTCAACGACAAGCAATTGCGGGCGTCTCAGCGTGTCCTCGACACGCTCGATCGTCTCGATGCGCGGACCGACGACCATTACGCCACGAAGCGGCAATACGAGCGGCGGACGTTCCGCGGACAGGCGACCCTGCTGATGTCGACCTTCGGCGACGATGACGTCCGTCGACAAGTGAAAGTCTGGACGCGGTCGATCTCGGCCAGCGGGCTCTCGTTCATCTGCCCCGGTATCATCAACGGCGACAAGGTCGTTATCGGACTCGACATCCCGGACAAAGAAACCGCCTGGTTCGACGCCGAGATCAAACGGCGTCGCAAAGTGCCTGATGAGACCTTCTGGGAATACGGCGTCGCCTTCCACGGCCGCACCGAGATTTGA
- the infA gene encoding translation initiation factor IF-1, giving the protein MAKEEAIEMEGVVTEALANTQFRVDLDVGHQVLAHVAGKMRKHFIRIVPGDRVKVEVSPYDPKRGRITFRER; this is encoded by the coding sequence ATGGCCAAAGAAGAGGCCATCGAGATGGAGGGCGTCGTCACCGAAGCCCTCGCCAACACCCAGTTCCGCGTCGATCTCGACGTCGGACACCAGGTCCTTGCGCACGTCGCCGGCAAGATGCGCAAGCACTTCATCCGCATCGTCCCGGGAGACCGCGTCAAAGTCGAAGTCTCCCCCTACGACCCCAAACGCGGCCGCATCACCTTCCGCGAGCGCTAA
- a CDS encoding carboxymuconolactone decarboxylase family protein: protein MADFIRHTHDTVSDAGQAAFQKAEQTWGMIPNLIRFQAEAPAVADAYMTMHGIFSKQTSFSPTEQQVVLMTSNFENDCHYCMAAHSMIAEKNGMPEDVLRALREATPIADPKLEALREFSRKVVVNRGWVEEADISDFLDAGWTKQQVLEVILGVSFKVLSNYTNHVVETPVDKPFEGHAWTKPVDAAV from the coding sequence ATGGCTGATTTCATCCGACACACTCATGACACCGTTTCTGACGCCGGCCAGGCGGCCTTCCAGAAGGCCGAGCAGACGTGGGGCATGATCCCCAATCTGATTCGATTCCAAGCCGAGGCCCCGGCGGTGGCTGATGCCTACATGACGATGCACGGCATCTTTTCGAAGCAGACGTCGTTCAGCCCGACGGAGCAGCAGGTCGTCCTGATGACGTCAAACTTTGAAAACGACTGCCACTACTGCATGGCCGCTCATTCCATGATTGCTGAGAAAAACGGAATGCCGGAGGACGTGCTCCGAGCGCTTCGCGAAGCAACGCCGATTGCCGATCCGAAATTGGAGGCGCTGCGCGAGTTCAGCCGGAAAGTCGTCGTGAACCGCGGCTGGGTTGAGGAGGCAGACATCAGCGATTTCCTCGACGCCGGCTGGACCAAGCAGCAGGTGCTGGAGGTGATCCTTGGGGTCAGTTTCAAGGTCCTGAGTAACTACACCAACCACGTCGTTGAAACTCCGGTGGATAAACCCTTCGAAGGGCACGCGTGGACGAAACCGGTCGACGCGGCGGTCTAA